A genomic window from Glycine max cultivar Williams 82 chromosome 17, Glycine_max_v4.0, whole genome shotgun sequence includes:
- the LOC100305397 gene encoding kinase-like protein produces MGSSFSSCYEGESVSPSPKPTKVVATKGGSSSNRVSITDLSFPGSTLSEDLSVSLVGSNLHVFSLAELKIITQGFSSSNFLGEGGFGPVHKGFIDDKLRPGLEAQPVAVKLLDLDGSQGHKEWLTEVVFLGQLRHPHLVKLIGYCCEEEHRLLVYEYLPRGSLENQLFRRYTASLPWSTRMKIAAGAAKGLAFLHEAKKPVIYRDFKASNILLDSDYNAKLSDFGLAKDGPEGDDTHVSTRVMGTQGYAAPEYIMTGHLTAMSDVYSFGVVLLELLTGRRSVDKGRPQREQNLVEWARSALNDSRKLSRIMDPRLEGQYSEVGARKAAALAYQCLSHRPRSRPLMSTVVNVLEPLQDFDDVPIGPFVYTVPAEQQQYNEVAKESETPKERKRENGHHHNRRHHHHRHNGHRHHPLKSPKTPMPSDQSQNDEHRNGRKSGSNSPDTFNASEAQRSMG; encoded by the exons ATGGGATCAAGCTTCTCTAGTTGTTATGAGGGTGAATCTGTGTCTCCTTCTCCAAAGCCAACCAAAGTGGTGGCTACGAAGGGTGGTTCTTCTTCCAACAGGGTCTCTATAACGGACTTGAGTTTTCCTGGCTCAACGCTTTCGGAGGATCTCTCCGTTTCTCTAGTGGGGTCTAACCTGCATGTGTTTTCACTCGCTGAGCTCAAGATCATAACGCAGGGTTTCTCTTCGAGTAACTTTCTCGGAGAAGGAGGTTTCGGACCCGTGCATAAGGGCTTCATTGATGACAAGCTTAGGCCTGGTCTCGAGGCTCAACCGGTTGCCGTCAAGCTTTTGGACTTGGACGGTTCTCAGGGCCATAAAGAGTGGTTG ACTGAAGTTGTGTTTCTGGGTCAACTAAGGCATCCACATCTCGTGAAGCTGATTGGATATTGCTGTGAAGAAGAACACAGGCTTCTGGTATATGAGTATTTACCACGAGGCAGCTTAGAGAATCAACTATTTAGAA GATATACGGCATCGTTACCATGGTCAACAAGAATGAAAATTGCAGCTGGAGCTGCAAAGGGTCTAGCCTTTCTACATGAAGCAAAGAAACCAGTCATCTATAGAGATTTTAAAGCTTCAAACATCTTGTTAGACTCG GATTATAATGCAAAACTTTCCGATTTTGGCTTGGCCAAAGATGGTCCTGAAGGAGATGACACACACGTTTCAACTAGAGTCATGGGCACACAAGGCTATGCGGCCCCAGAATACATCATGACAG GACACTTGACAGCAATGAGTGATGTGTACAGTTTTGGAGTCGTGCTCTTGGAGCTTCTAACAGGACGAAGGTCAGTGGACAAAGGGCGCCCACAAAGAGAACAGAACCTCGTGGAATGGGCCAGGTCTGCTTTGAATGATTCCCGGAAACTTAGCAGAATAATGGATCCAAGGCTTGAGGGTCAGTATTCTGAGGTTGGGGCAAGAAAAGCAGCTGCATTGGCTTACCAATGCCTTAGCCACAGGCCAAGGAGTAGACCCTTGATGAGCACTGTGGTTAATGTTCTCGAGCCACTTCAGGACTTTGATGATGTTCCAATTGGACCCTTTGTTTACACTGTTCCAGCTGAACAACAACAATACAATGAAGTCGCAAAAGAGAGTGAAACACCTAAGGAGAGGAAGAGGGAAAATGGTCATCATCATAACCgacgtcatcatcatcatcgccACAATGGTCATAGGCATCATCCACTTAAATCTCCTAAGACACCAATGCCATCAGATCAGTCACAGAATGATGAACACCGAAATGGTAGAAAAAGTGGGTCTAATTCACCTGATACATTCAATGCATCAGAAGCTCAACGAAGCATGGGTTAG
- the LOC100787165 gene encoding pro-cathepsin H, whose product MARLSLLIFAFCAVAVAVAVAGSSFDDANPIRLASDLESQVLDVIGQSRHALSFARFARRHGKRYRSVDEIRNRFRIFSDNLKLIRSTNRRSLTYTLGVNHFADWTWEEFTRHKLGAPQNCSATLKGNHRLTDAVLPDEKDWRKEGIVSQVKDQGNCGSCWTFSTTGALEAAYAQAFGKNISLSEQQLVDCAGAFNNFGCNGGLPSQAFEYIKYNGGLDTEEAYPYTGKDGVCKFTAKNVAVRVIDSINITLGAEDELKQAVAFVRPVSVAFEVAKDFRFYNNGVYTSTICGSTPMDVNHAVLAVGYGVEDGVPYWIIKNSWGSNWGDNGYFKMELGKNMCGVATCASYPVVA is encoded by the exons ATGGCACGCTTGTCACTGCTCATTTTCGCGTTCTGCGCCGTCGCCGTCGCCGTCGCCGTCGCGGGCTCCTCCTTCGATGATGCCAACCCTATCCGTTTAGCGTCGGACTTGGAGTCGCAGGTGCTGGACGTGATCGGACAGAGCCGCCACGCTCTCTCCTTCGCCCGCTTCGCTCGCCGCCACGGCAAGCGCTACCGTTCCGTCGACGAGATCCGCAACCGCTTCCGGATCTTCTCTGATAATCTTAAACTCATCAGATCCACCAACAGGAGGTCTCTCACCTACACGCTCGGCGTCAATC ATTTTGCTGACTGGACTTGGGAGGAGTTCACCAGACACAAGCTCGGCGCTCCTCAGAATTGCTCTGCCACGCTCAAAGGCAACCACAGGCTCACCGATGCTGTTCTTCCTGACGAG AAAGACTGGAGAAAAGAAGGTATAGTCAGCCAAGTTAAAGATCAAGGCAACTGCGGATCTTGCTGGACATTCAG CACAACTGGTGCATTGGAGGCAGCTTACGCACAGGCCTTTGGGAAGAATATCAGTCTTTCTGAGCAGCAGCTAGTGGACTGTGCCGGTGCTTTCAATAACTTTGGCTGTAATGGTGGTTTGCCATCCCAAGCCTTTGAATACATTAAATACAATGGTGGCCTCGACACAGAAGAAGCATATCCCTACACCGGAAAAGATGGTGTCTGCAAATTTACAGCTAAAAACGTTGCTGTTCGAGTCATTGACTCTATCAATATCACTTTG GGTGCTGAGGATGAATTGAAACAAGCGGTTGCTTTTGTTCGGCCAGTTAGTGTGGCATTTGAGGTAGCGAAGGACTTCCGATTCTACAATAATGGAGTTTACACTAGTACCATTTGTGGTAGCACGCCCATG GATGTAAATCATGCTGTTCTTGCTGTTGGGTATGGAGTTGAAGATGGTGTTCCATATTGGATCATTAAAAATTCATGGGGAAGCAACTGGGGTGACAATGGTTACTTCAAGATGGAATTAGGGAAGAATATGTGCG GTGTTGCAACTTGTGCATCTTATCCTGTTGTGGCTTAA
- the LOC100798448 gene encoding pentatricopeptide repeat-containing protein At2g06000: MLAFPYGVEKLMTFSFFTAIRASHYRTLTQATASDKGLIITTPDSWFVKIVSTLFLCSNSLDDRFLGYFREHLTPSHVLEVVKRFNNPNLGFKFFRFTRERLSMSHSFWTYNMLLRSLCQAGLHNSAKLLYDSMRSDGQLPDSRLLGFLVSSFALADRFDVSKELLAEAQCSGVQVDVIVYNNFLNILIKHNRLDDAICLFRELMRSHSCLDAFTFNILIRGLCTAGDVDEAFELLGDMGSFGCSPDIVTYNILLHGLCRIDQVDRARDLLEEVCLKCEFAPNVVSYTTVISGYCRLSKMDEASSLFYEMVRSGTKPNVFTFSALVDGFVKAGDMASALGMHKKILFHGCAPNVITLTSLINGYCRAGWVNHGLDLWREMNARNIPANLYTYSVLISALCKSNRLQEARNLLRILKQSDIVPLAFVYNPVIDGYCKSGNIDEANAIVAEMEEKCKPDKLTFTILIIGHCMKGRTPEAIGIFYKMLASGCTPDDITIRTLSSCLLKSGMPGEAARIKETLFENQESILKKSYHESMNADKKIPVH, encoded by the coding sequence ATGCTTGCATTTCCTTATGGCGTAGAAAAGCTGATGACTTTCTCATTCTTCACCGCTATTCGAGCTTCCCATTACCGTACTCTTACTCAGGCAACAGCTTCTGATAAAGGGTTAATCATAACAACACCTGATTCCTGGTTTGTCAAGATTGTTTCTACCCTTTTTCTATGCTCTAACTCTTTGGATGATAGGTTTTTGGGTTATTTTCGTGAGCACTTAACTCCTTCTCATGTTTTGGAGGTTGTTAAAAGGTTTAACAATCCCAACCTGGGTTTCAAGTTCTTTCGGTTCACTAGGGAGAGGTTGAGTATGTCTCACTCATTTTGGACTTATAATATGCTTTTGAGGTCCCTTTGTCAAGCAGGTTTACACAATTCAGCAAAACTTCTATATGATTCTATGAGGTCTGATGGGCAATTGCCTGATTCTAGGCTTTTGGGATTTTTGGTTTCTTCTTTTGCACTGGCTGACAGGTTTGATGTTTCAAAGGAATTGCTTGCTGAAGCTCAGTGCAGTGGGGTTCAAGTAGATGTGATTGTTTATAATAACTTTTTGAACATATTGATAAAACATAATAGATTAGATGATGCCATTTGTCTATTTAGGGAGCTTATGAGATCACATTCTTGTCTAGATGCCTTCACCTTCAACATTTTAATCCGGGGTTTGTGCACGGCTGGAGACGTTGATGAAGCTTTTGAGCTTCTCGGTGACATGGGAAGTTTTGGTTGTTCCCCTGACATAGTTACGTATAACATTCTATTACATGGTTTATGTAGAATTGACCAGGTTGATAGAGCACGGGATTTACTGGAAGAAGTTTGTTTGAAATGTGAGTTTGCCCCTAATGTTGTGAGCTATACGACGGTGATATCGGGTTATTGCAGATTGAGTAAGATGGATGAGGCCTCTTCTCTTTTTTATGAAATGGTTAGATCCGGAACCAAGCCTAATGTGTTTACCTTTAGTGCCCTTGTTGATGGTTTTGTTAAGGCAGGTGACATGGCTTCTGCACTAGGAATGCACAAGAAGATACTCTTTCATGGTTGTGCTCCCAATGTCATTACTTTAACTTCATTAATTAATGGCTATTGCCGAGCTGGATGGGTGAACCATGGCTTGGACCTATGGCGTGAAATGAATGCGAGGAATATTCCTGCAAATTTGTATACCTACTCTGTTCTTATCAGTGCTCTATGCAAGAGCAATAGACTGCAAGAAGCTCGCAACCTTTTGAGAATATTGAAGCAGAGTGACATTGTTCCGCTGGCTTTTGTCTACAATCCTGTAATTGATGGATACTGTAAATCTGGGAACATTGATGAGGCTAATGCAATTGTAGCAGAAATGGAGGAGAAGTGCAAGCCTGATAAGTTGACATTTACCATTCTCATTATTGGGCATTGTATGAAAGGAAGAACACCTGAAGCAATTGGTATCTTCTACAAGATGTTGGCATCTGGTTGTACCCCAGATGATATCACTATTAGAACTTTAAGTTCCTGTCTTTTGAAGTCTGGGATGCCTGGTGAGGCTGCACGCATTAAGGAAACTCTATTTGAGAACCAGGAATCCATTCTTAAAAAATCTTATCATGAAAGTATGAATGCAGATAAGAAAATTCCTGTTCATTAA